A single region of the Lycium barbarum isolate Lr01 chromosome 2, ASM1917538v2, whole genome shotgun sequence genome encodes:
- the LOC132628951 gene encoding uncharacterized protein LOC132628951, translating to MMFLCALALFMCATHSRKWKRKWRACYGYGDQHDPVIQLNHEEFDQSYHFGGVDPSTCSGEVSIWKKNIIMGGKCQLPEFSGVIIYDTAGNLVNPKAPRPLALPWKE from the coding sequence ATGATGTTCCTGTGTGCGCTGGCGCTCTTCATGTGCGCCACCCATTCAAGGAAATGGAAGCGTAAGTGGAGAGCATGTTATGGCTATGGTGATCAACATGACCCTGTTATTCAACTCAACCATGAAGAGTTTGATCAGAGTTACCATTTTGGAGGTGTTGATCCAAGCACATGTAGTGGTGAAGTCTCAATCTGGAAGAAGAATATAATCATGGGTGGAAAGTGCCAGCTTCCTGAATTTTCTGGTGTCATTATTTATGATACTGCTGGAAATTTAGTTAATCCCAAAGCTCCTCGTCCTCTTGCTCTTCCATGGAAAGAATAG
- the LOC132627393 gene encoding uncharacterized protein LOC132627393, with protein sequence MASTNMENHIEKILFTEQQISQKVSELAFQITLNFTPTKIISNTNNEGALLSSSLSAPVIVGVATGAFLFLADLVREIKLPISVDFVRVESYGSGTVSSGKPKISCDLKIDVTRKHVILVEDIVDTGNTLSCLIAHLKSKGASSISVCTLLDKPSKRKVNFELVGEGKFYRGFECPDYFVVGYGLDFAELYRNLPYVGVLKPEMYS encoded by the exons ATGGCTTCTACCAATATGGAGAATCATATAGAAAAAATTCTATTCACAGAGCAACAAATATCTCAAAAAGTTTCAGAACTTGCTTTCCAAATTACCCTCAACTTTACTCCAACCAAAATCATCAGTAACACTAACAATGAAGGGGCATTACTGTCTTCTTCTTTGTCTGCTCCGGTCATTGTTGGTGTTGCCACTGGTGCTTTTCTGTTCCTAGCTGATCTTGTTCGTGAAATTAAACTTCCCATTTCGGTTGATTTTGTTCGGGTTGAATCTTACGGGTCTGGTACTGTATCCAGTGGCAAACCCAAGATTTCTTGTGACCTGAAAATTGATGTTACTCGAAAACATGTCATATTG GTTGAGGACATTGTGGATACAGGAAACACGTTGTCCTGCCTCATTGCACACTTGAAATCTAAAGGGGCATCCTCCATATCAGTGTGTACTCTCCTTGATAAACCATCAAAGAGGAAGGTTAATTTCGAACTTGTGGGAGAGGGGAAGTTCTACCGTGGTTTTGAG TGTCCAGATTATTTTGTGGTTGGCTATGGATTGGATTTTGCTGAGCTTTATAGGAACTTACCCTACGTGGGAGTCCTTAAACCTGAGATGTACAGTTGA